One Kribbella sp. NBC_00662 genomic region harbors:
- a CDS encoding DUF1996 domain-containing protein: MFPRKKRVLYAGGTAAAVIAALLTALAGSTAQADDLVTHHEFQVNCTVHHRAPDDPIVFPNLPGASHEHSFVGNTTTNAATTLDSLNGAGAYSTTCLNPDDLSAYWWPTMFRGDQPIIQTWAQVIYYKSGILNYQQVQPFPPGLRFVVGSPTATQDAFRTAPGAVEGWECGDSFHNWDFPASCPAGTQLNIRYQAPSCWNGHDLDSADHKSHMAYPVDGVCPASHPNPVPMLEFKIAFPADGDLTGIRLASGRGYSWHYDFFNAWDPPTLAALVSHCINGGLQCNSKGFDLYKPDRGQALGDNYRLPGRP; the protein is encoded by the coding sequence GTGTTCCCGAGAAAGAAGAGAGTCCTGTACGCCGGTGGCACTGCCGCCGCCGTCATCGCCGCCCTGCTGACCGCCCTCGCCGGATCCACCGCGCAGGCCGACGACCTGGTCACGCATCACGAGTTCCAGGTCAACTGCACCGTCCATCACCGCGCTCCCGACGACCCGATCGTGTTCCCGAACCTGCCGGGCGCCTCCCACGAACACAGCTTCGTCGGCAACACGACGACGAACGCCGCCACGACGCTGGACAGCCTGAACGGCGCCGGCGCCTACTCGACGACCTGCCTGAATCCCGATGACCTGTCCGCCTACTGGTGGCCGACGATGTTCCGTGGCGACCAGCCGATCATCCAGACCTGGGCGCAGGTCATCTACTACAAGTCAGGAATCCTCAACTATCAACAGGTCCAGCCGTTCCCACCGGGGCTCAGGTTCGTGGTCGGCAGCCCGACTGCTACCCAGGACGCGTTCCGGACCGCGCCGGGCGCTGTCGAGGGCTGGGAGTGTGGAGACAGCTTCCACAACTGGGACTTCCCGGCCAGCTGCCCGGCCGGAACCCAGCTCAACATCCGTTACCAGGCCCCCAGTTGCTGGAACGGCCACGACCTCGACTCCGCCGACCACAAGAGTCACATGGCGTACCCGGTCGACGGGGTCTGCCCTGCCTCGCACCCGAATCCGGTGCCGATGCTGGAGTTCAAGATCGCGTTCCCCGCGGACGGCGACCTGACGGGCATCCGGCTCGCCAGCGGTCGTGGGTACTCCTGGCACTACGACTTCTTCAACGCGTGGGATCCGCCCACGCTCGCTGCCCTGGTGAGCCACTGCATCAACGGTGGTCTGCAGTGCAATTCCAAGGGGTTCGACCTCTACAAACCAGACCGCGGCCAGGCCCTCGGCGACAACTACCGCCTTCCCGGCCGGCCCTGA
- a CDS encoding DUF305 domain-containing protein: MPLRPALRLLAGILTVGLLTACAPSTRPTSAQSSPTPAIQADFNPTDAAWLELMIPMDDQFLQILDLAQTRSTDPAVRRLATALVPAHRTELQKLIALRTQANLPTTNPHEGHDMPGMMTADEVVALGNLNGPVFDRVLTTEIQDHLTQSALITRSVKAAGHAPSVKTLATQIEKDRTAQLRLATPISQVISS, translated from the coding sequence ATGCCGCTCCGCCCCGCCCTTCGCCTCCTGGCCGGCATCCTGACCGTCGGCCTTCTCACCGCCTGCGCCCCATCTACCCGGCCCACCTCGGCCCAGTCCTCCCCGACTCCTGCGATCCAGGCAGACTTCAACCCCACCGATGCCGCCTGGCTCGAGCTGATGATCCCGATGGACGACCAGTTCCTGCAGATCCTCGACCTCGCGCAGACCCGCTCGACGGACCCCGCGGTACGACGACTTGCCACCGCGCTGGTCCCCGCCCATCGGACCGAACTGCAGAAGCTCATCGCACTCCGGACCCAGGCGAACCTGCCGACCACGAACCCACATGAGGGCCACGACATGCCAGGGATGATGACAGCCGACGAGGTCGTTGCCCTAGGCAATCTCAACGGACCCGTCTTCGACCGCGTCCTCACCACCGAGATCCAGGACCACCTCACCCAGTCCGCCCTGATCACCCGCAGCGTCAAGGCCGCCGGCCACGCCCCCTCCGTCAAAACCCTCGCCACCCAGATCGAAAAGGACCGAACCGCACAACTCAGGCTGGCCACTCCGATCAGCCAGGTGATCTCGAGCTAG
- a CDS encoding putative glycolipid-binding domain-containing protein, with protein MQLKSMPRAASWTHVGVRVGFEVLFMDGHRLRGRTSAREGESTWYVGYRIEVDDEWQTRTVHAVNSTVAGEREVVLERSTSGWTVDGVARPDLDGCIDVDFESSAVTNTLPIHRLPFVLGEPVEVPAAFVQADDLSVIRLEQRYTLLSSDGERHVFDYESATFDFACELVYDASGLVLDYPGIAVRDR; from the coding sequence ATGCAGCTGAAATCGATGCCCCGGGCCGCTTCGTGGACGCACGTCGGCGTGCGGGTCGGGTTCGAGGTGCTCTTCATGGACGGTCACCGGTTGCGCGGCCGTACGTCGGCCCGCGAGGGCGAGTCGACCTGGTACGTCGGTTACCGCATCGAGGTCGACGACGAGTGGCAGACGCGGACCGTGCACGCGGTGAACTCGACGGTGGCCGGTGAGCGCGAGGTCGTGCTCGAACGGAGTACGAGCGGCTGGACCGTCGACGGGGTGGCTCGGCCGGATCTCGACGGATGCATTGACGTCGACTTCGAGTCATCGGCGGTCACGAACACGCTACCGATCCACCGGCTGCCGTTCGTCCTCGGCGAGCCGGTCGAGGTCCCGGCCGCGTTCGTCCAGGCCGACGACCTGAGCGTGATCCGGCTCGAACAGCGCTACACCCTGCTGAGTTCCGACGGTGAGCGGCACGTGTTCGACTACGAGTCCGCGACGTTCGACTTCGCCTGCGAGCTGGTCTACGACGCCTCGGGACTGGTCCTGGACTATCCAGGCATCGCCGTCCGCGATCGCTAG
- a CDS encoding ADP-ribosylglycohydrolase family protein, translated as MQPTDLLYAEVRQRRETGYDIDELVGEANRTDPADRVAVLDLLDRMSLAARAPGWNYVEPDELEDIEETLAAIPEASKVDDLADKIHAAWLGRIAGCNVGKPIESGDYWTSDRIRDYLTLADAYPLRDYVPVLDPMPEGFELTSCWPETTRGNVRGSARDDDIDYPILALHLLETHGSRLRPEDVGAAWLRLFPVGQVFTAERAAYVNLVDGFTVPEVARRRNPYREWIGAQIRGDVFGYVHAGDPWAAARLSYQDAALSHVGNGIYGEMWAAALVASAFTASSPREAVERALAVVPPQSRLAEAIRDVLEFEGAWEDALRMIQERYGHYSWIHTINNAAIVAAALLWSDGDYLTGVGRVVMSGWDTDSNGATVGSVLGILIGTRDLPEHLIAPLENRTRSALFGFDNSVISDLADRTVRLAESGGLFEG; from the coding sequence ATGCAACCGACGGACCTGTTGTACGCCGAGGTGCGGCAGCGGCGGGAGACGGGCTACGACATCGACGAGCTGGTGGGCGAAGCCAACCGGACCGACCCGGCCGACCGGGTCGCGGTGCTCGACCTGCTCGACCGGATGTCGTTGGCGGCTCGGGCACCCGGCTGGAATTACGTCGAGCCGGACGAGCTCGAGGACATCGAGGAGACACTCGCCGCGATCCCGGAGGCGTCGAAGGTGGACGACCTCGCGGACAAGATCCACGCCGCCTGGCTCGGGCGAATCGCCGGGTGCAACGTGGGGAAGCCGATCGAGTCGGGCGACTACTGGACGTCGGACCGGATCCGCGACTACCTGACACTCGCGGACGCGTACCCGCTGCGGGACTACGTGCCGGTCCTCGATCCGATGCCGGAAGGGTTCGAGCTGACGTCGTGCTGGCCGGAGACCACGCGCGGGAACGTCAGGGGTTCGGCGCGTGACGACGACATCGACTACCCGATCCTGGCGCTGCATCTGCTCGAGACGCATGGCAGCCGGCTGCGGCCCGAGGACGTCGGCGCGGCGTGGCTCCGGCTGTTCCCGGTCGGGCAGGTGTTCACGGCGGAGCGGGCGGCGTACGTGAATCTCGTGGACGGGTTCACGGTGCCTGAGGTGGCGCGACGGCGTAATCCGTACCGGGAGTGGATCGGCGCGCAGATCCGCGGGGATGTGTTCGGCTACGTGCACGCCGGCGATCCGTGGGCGGCCGCGCGGCTGTCGTACCAGGACGCCGCGTTGTCGCATGTCGGGAACGGGATCTACGGGGAGATGTGGGCGGCGGCACTGGTGGCGTCGGCGTTCACGGCGTCTTCACCGCGCGAGGCGGTCGAGCGGGCGTTGGCCGTCGTACCTCCGCAGTCCCGGTTGGCCGAGGCGATCCGCGACGTGCTGGAGTTCGAGGGCGCGTGGGAGGACGCGCTCCGGATGATCCAGGAGCGGTACGGCCACTACTCGTGGATCCACACCATCAACAACGCGGCGATCGTCGCGGCTGCCCTGCTCTGGTCGGACGGCGACTACCTGACCGGCGTCGGACGGGTGGTGATGAGTGGCTGGGACACCGACTCGAACGGCGCGACCGTCGGCTCGGTCCTCGGCATCCTCATCGGCACCCGGGACCTGCCGGAGCACCTGATCGCACCGCTCGAGAACCGGACCCGCTCGGCGCTGTTCGGCTTCGACAACTCGGTGATCTCCGACCTCGCCGACCGGACCGTGCGGCTGGCTGAGAGCGGGGGTCTGTTCGAGGGCTGA
- a CDS encoding MFS transporter: protein MLDRSESALGTVLRSRFYRSAFLSLLIAGVGLSAATPQLTLFLVRDLGTPLPLAGLYYVTNVASPIAGYIVGRWSDRSHDRLLWFRICSVVGAAGWLLMASANAVWMPFVISTVALSVAGGSMAQLFAACRDELSRHPTRAENRVIATIRMAFTTGWILGPVFGSWFGGVFGLRALLVATAACVFGAIIPLGRQRVERYDDPARVRSVERRRIDHMMPLLVFTAVCVLAMTGDTIKFGYLPIYMAEQLHVSDSVRGLVIGIQPLLELLLLPVVARLADRYGPMRAMTVGAVLGLSGNLAYALSTSVAGLFLGQVLNAGLWACVGALGVSIAQHLYPEGAGTASGVFLGAIPLGSAIGGTIGGIGVAAIGLPHVFFIPATLTAFAIAAFTVLSVREAHALADSRPDRLAE, encoded by the coding sequence ATGCTGGACCGGTCGGAGTCGGCGCTGGGCACTGTGCTCCGGTCGCGGTTCTACCGTTCGGCGTTCCTCTCGCTGCTGATCGCCGGGGTCGGGTTGTCGGCGGCGACCCCGCAGCTGACGCTCTTCCTGGTCCGTGACCTCGGTACGCCGTTGCCGCTCGCCGGGCTGTACTACGTCACGAACGTGGCCTCTCCGATCGCCGGATACATCGTCGGCCGCTGGTCGGACCGGAGTCACGACCGGCTGCTGTGGTTCCGGATCTGCTCGGTGGTCGGAGCGGCCGGCTGGCTGCTGATGGCGTCGGCGAACGCGGTCTGGATGCCGTTCGTGATCAGCACGGTGGCCTTGAGCGTGGCAGGCGGGTCGATGGCGCAGCTGTTCGCCGCCTGCCGCGACGAGCTCAGCCGCCATCCGACCCGGGCCGAGAACCGGGTCATCGCGACCATCCGGATGGCGTTCACGACGGGCTGGATCCTCGGACCCGTCTTCGGCAGCTGGTTCGGCGGGGTGTTCGGGCTGCGGGCCCTGCTGGTCGCGACCGCGGCCTGCGTGTTCGGCGCGATCATCCCGCTCGGTCGCCAGCGCGTCGAGCGGTACGACGACCCGGCGCGCGTCAGGTCCGTGGAGCGGCGGCGGATCGACCACATGATGCCGTTGCTGGTGTTCACCGCGGTCTGCGTCCTCGCGATGACCGGCGACACCATCAAGTTCGGCTACCTGCCGATCTACATGGCCGAGCAGCTCCACGTCTCCGACTCCGTCCGCGGCCTGGTGATCGGCATCCAGCCGCTGCTCGAGCTGCTCCTGCTCCCGGTCGTCGCCCGCCTCGCCGACCGCTACGGCCCGATGCGAGCAATGACCGTCGGCGCCGTACTCGGGCTGTCCGGCAACCTCGCCTACGCCCTCAGCACGTCGGTCGCCGGCCTGTTCCTCGGGCAGGTGCTGAACGCGGGCCTCTGGGCGTGCGTCGGCGCGCTCGGCGTCTCGATCGCCCAGCACCTGTACCCGGAAGGCGCCGGCACCGCGTCCGGCGTCTTCCTCGGCGCGATCCCGCTCGGCTCGGCGATCGGCGGCACCATCGGCGGTATCGGTGTGGCCGCGATCGGCCTTCCGCACGTCTTCTTCATACCCGCCACCCTCACCGCCTTCGCGATCGCCGCCTTCACCGTGCTCAGCGTCCGCGAAGCCCATGCCCTAGCTGACAGCCGCCCGGATCGACTCGCGGAGTGA
- the hpnH gene encoding adenosyl-hopene transferase HpnH translates to MSMPLRQSIRLGGYLMKQKLKRREKFPILLELEPLYACNLKCAGCGKIQQTHDWLKKRMSVEQAVAAVEECGAPMVSIAGGEPLMHKEIDEIVRQLLARGKIVFLCTNAVLMPKHLHKFTPHKNFAWMVHIDGLRERHDQSVCKDGVFDQAVEAIKQAQAAGFRVMTNTTFFDTDSPQDVIDVLDYLNDELKIDNMQISPGFAYEKAPDQEHWLGPEETRQLFRKAFGDGRRKKWRLNHSPLFLDFLEGKVDFSCTAWAIPLYSLKGWQRPCYLMDDGYVGTYQELIDDTDWDSYGRGKDPRCANCMAHCGYEPTAVVATLGSLRESIRAAVS, encoded by the coding sequence ATGAGCATGCCGCTACGGCAGTCCATCCGCCTGGGCGGGTACCTGATGAAGCAGAAGCTCAAGCGACGGGAGAAGTTCCCGATCCTGCTCGAGCTGGAACCACTGTACGCGTGCAACCTGAAGTGCGCGGGCTGCGGGAAGATCCAGCAGACCCACGACTGGCTGAAGAAGCGGATGTCGGTCGAGCAGGCGGTTGCCGCGGTCGAGGAATGCGGTGCGCCGATGGTCTCGATCGCCGGCGGCGAACCGCTGATGCACAAGGAGATCGACGAGATCGTCCGGCAGTTGCTTGCCCGGGGCAAGATCGTGTTCCTGTGCACGAACGCCGTTCTGATGCCGAAGCACCTGCACAAGTTCACGCCGCACAAGAACTTCGCCTGGATGGTGCACATCGACGGGCTGCGCGAGCGGCACGACCAGTCGGTCTGCAAGGACGGCGTGTTCGACCAGGCCGTCGAGGCGATCAAGCAGGCGCAGGCGGCCGGCTTCCGGGTGATGACCAACACCACGTTCTTCGACACCGACAGCCCGCAGGACGTCATCGACGTACTCGACTACCTGAACGACGAGCTGAAGATCGACAACATGCAGATCTCGCCCGGATTCGCGTACGAGAAGGCGCCGGACCAGGAGCACTGGCTCGGCCCGGAGGAGACCCGGCAGCTGTTCCGCAAGGCCTTCGGCGACGGCCGGCGGAAGAAGTGGCGGCTGAACCACTCGCCGCTGTTCCTCGACTTCCTCGAGGGCAAGGTCGACTTCAGCTGTACGGCGTGGGCGATCCCGCTGTACTCGCTGAAGGGCTGGCAGCGCCCGTGCTACCTGATGGACGACGGGTACGTCGGGACGTACCAGGAGCTCATCGACGACACCGACTGGGACAGCTACGGTCGCGGCAAGGACCCGCGCTGCGCGAACTGCATGGCCCACTGCGGCTACGAACCGACCGCCGTCGTCGCGACGCTCGGCTCACTCCGCGAGTCGATCCGGGCGGCTGTCAGCTAG
- the ispH gene encoding 4-hydroxy-3-methylbut-2-enyl diphosphate reductase — protein MSPIVYTPLYAEWLALRDKLTTPVIRTGRSRGKPTQGPTLIAGVAGALVDGIAPGDVIVASEIRHLGRTAPGEVGRVVECSGAELVAGELRRLGMAVHVGPLVTTDHIVDSVAERAALAAAGAIAVDTESGLLVGEDGQSVVVRVVVDTPGRPLRRVGMPVRGARGLMQLRRTAPAIDAWAAATGEREVLLATPRSFCAGVERAIDTVERALERFGAPVYVRRQIVHNRHVVNDLEGRGAVFVEELDAVPEGSLVVLAAHGVAPAVRQQADERHLKVIDATCPLVAKVHHEVRRYAARDTTVVLIGHPDHEEVIGTVGEAPEHVIVVANPAEAETVQLPDPTRVGYAMQTTLAVEEPAETAAVLRRRFPALTGPRRDDICYATSNRQAGVRAIAAQSDLVIVLGSQNSSNSKRLAEVAEAAGTRAVLVDDAGELELDLLAGAERIGITAGASAPPELVDHLIRCLSGLGPVSVTENGTLTEDVRFALPKEVSQP, from the coding sequence ATGAGCCCGATCGTCTACACGCCCTTGTACGCCGAGTGGTTGGCCCTCCGCGACAAACTCACGACCCCCGTCATCCGCACCGGCCGATCCCGCGGCAAACCCACCCAAGGCCCCACCCTCATAGCCGGAGTAGCCGGCGCCTTGGTCGACGGGATCGCTCCCGGCGACGTGATCGTCGCAAGCGAAATCCGCCACCTCGGCCGGACCGCCCCAGGCGAGGTCGGGCGGGTGGTGGAGTGTTCTGGGGCTGAGCTTGTTGCGGGGGAGTTGCGGCGGTTGGGGATGGCTGTTCATGTCGGGCCGCTTGTTACCACCGACCACATCGTCGACTCGGTTGCCGAGCGGGCCGCGTTGGCGGCTGCTGGGGCGATTGCTGTTGATACCGAGTCTGGGTTGTTGGTGGGGGAGGACGGGCAGAGCGTCGTCGTTCGGGTGGTGGTTGATACGCCGGGGCGGCCGCTGCGGCGGGTTGGGATGCCGGTGCGGGGAGCGCGGGGGCTGATGCAGTTGCGGCGTACCGCGCCGGCTATTGATGCGTGGGCCGCAGCGACCGGGGAGCGGGAGGTGCTGCTGGCGACACCGCGGTCGTTTTGTGCGGGTGTTGAGCGGGCGATCGACACGGTGGAGCGGGCGTTGGAGCGGTTCGGGGCGCCGGTTTATGTGCGTCGGCAGATCGTTCACAACCGGCATGTCGTCAATGACCTGGAAGGTAGAGGCGCGGTCTTCGTCGAAGAGCTCGACGCCGTCCCGGAAGGCAGCCTCGTCGTCCTGGCGGCTCACGGTGTCGCCCCGGCGGTGCGACAGCAGGCGGACGAGCGTCACCTGAAGGTCATCGACGCCACCTGCCCGCTCGTCGCCAAGGTGCACCACGAGGTACGCCGGTACGCCGCCCGCGACACGACCGTCGTACTCATCGGCCACCCCGACCACGAGGAAGTGATCGGCACGGTCGGCGAGGCCCCGGAGCACGTGATCGTCGTCGCCAACCCCGCCGAAGCCGAGACCGTCCAACTCCCCGACCCGACCAGGGTCGGCTACGCCATGCAGACCACGCTCGCCGTCGAAGAGCCTGCCGAGACAGCCGCAGTACTGCGACGACGCTTTCCAGCCCTGACCGGACCACGACGAGATGACATCTGCTACGCGACCAGCAACCGCCAGGCCGGCGTCCGCGCGATCGCCGCGCAGTCCGACCTGGTGATCGTGCTGGGTTCACAGAACTCCTCCAACTCGAAACGCCTCGCCGAAGTCGCCGAGGCCGCCGGCACCCGCGCCGTACTCGTCGACGACGCCGGCGAGCTCGAGCTGGATCTCCTGGCCGGTGCCGAGCGGATCGGCATCACCGCTGGCGCGTCGGCCCCGCCGGAGCTGGTCGACCACCTGATCCGCTGTTTGTCCGGGCTGGGCCCGGTATCCGTCACCGAGAACGGGACGCTGACCGAGGACGTCCGCTTCGCGCTACCGAAAGAAGTGAGTCAGCCATGA